The stretch of DNA GGCGCGGGCGATTTCCGAAGCGATGTGCAGACCCAGCCCCAATCCTCTTTGACTTGTGCCGGCTTCGCCTGTGAAGAAAGGCTGAAAAAGCCGTGTCATCGCGTCGCTGGAAATCGGAGCGCCGCCATTGGCGATCCAAAGCTCCAACCTTCCGTCGACAGTTGCCGCCGAGAGCCGCACCGGTTCGTCCGGTGTGCCATGGGTCAGGGCATTTCCCAGAAGATTGGACACCAGCTGGCCGATCCGGCCGCTGTCGCAGTTTATCGGCCCATCGAATTCGATCGTCACCTCAATCCCGCGGTCGAGGTGACTGAAGCGAAGTTCTTCGATGACCTGCCGCAAGAGCGGCTCGAGATGCTCCGCCCGCCTCTCGAGCGTGATGCCGCCACCCAATCGTCCGCGCGCGAAGTCGAGGACGTTATCGATCAGGGCTGACATGCGAACGACGCTGCCCTGCATCAAATCGAGCACTTTAATCGCCCGATCGGTCTGCTTCTCTTTTCGCAGCATGCGCGCCGCGGCTGCAATCGAGGCAAGCGGGTTGCGCAGGTCGTGGCCGAGAACAGCAATGAATTCTTCCCGCAACTCGGCGGTTTGCTGTTCAAAGGCGAGTTTGGATTTGATCGTGGCGCCGGCAGCATCGGCGGCTGTGCGCGCATCGACCAGCTCCCGTTCATAGCGGCGACGCTCGGCAGCCTGGAACATCGTCACGCGGGTGAAAAGCAGGGCGCCGTCTTCGGCACGTCTTTCCACGGCATTGGCGAGCACAGGCAGCTTTCTGCCGTCCACGGTCACAAGATCGAGGGCCACCTCGTTGAAAAACCCTTGCATGCGCAGCAAAGGCGCAAAATGGGTCTCGTAGAATATACGGCCCGACGTGTTGAGCAGGTCGTGAAGTCGTTTGCCGAGGAGTTGCTCGGCAGGGATGCCGATCCAGGTCGACAGCGTTCGGTTGACCTTGACGATGCGCCCGTCCGGCTGCAGCGAAAGATAGCCGCATGGCGCGTTTTCGTACAAGTCCTCGAGGTCCTCAGCCGGCATGAAGATTTGCGTATCGGCACCGGTCATCGGACGAACCGCCGGATTGCAGATATGACCTCGTCGGGAGCGCTGAGGTTGGCACAGTGGCCACTCGCATTCAGCACGACCAATTGGCTGTTTGGGACCTGCCGATGGACGAATTCGCCGACCTCTTCAGAGGCGATGATATCATCGCGGCATTGAAGGATCAGCGTTCTGGCGGTGACTTCAGGAAGGTCGCTGCGATTGTCCGACGTGAATGTCACCCGTGCAAATGCCTTGGCGATCTCAGGATCGGTGCGGCAGAAGCTATTAGTCAGCTCTTCGCCGAGTTCCGGTCGATCCGGATTGCCCATGATGGCGGGCGCCATGGCGGCAGACCACCCCATATGGTTGTCGTCCAACGATTCGAGAAGTTCGTCTATCTCAGCCGCGCTGAAGCCGCCGAAATAGTCATCGTCGTTGATATAGCGCGGCGACGGCCCGACAAGGATCAGGCTTTCAAACAGTTCCGGCGCCTCCAATGACGCAATGACGCCGATCATCGCGCTGACGGAGTGCCCGACGAAGACCGTTTGCGTCAGGCCGAGCGCGCGGCAAATTTCCACGAGGTCATCTGCATAGCCCGACAATGAAGAATATTTCCGGGCATCATAGGCCGTGAGATCGGATCGTCCTGCGCCGACATGATCGAACAGCACCGTCTTGAAGTCGGCCTCAAAAGCCGGCGCCACGAAGCGCCACATATTCTGGTCGCACCCGAATCCATGCGAAAAGATCATCGCACGCTGGCCATCGCCCCGGACTTGAACATGATTTCGATCGATGACGGTCATCTCGCCCTCTTCCCTGCTTTCATAACATGTTCCGCCAGTTTTGGATCGAGGAAAGATCAGCCCGGCAACGGTTCGATGGCTCTGTGCCGCGATTTTCCCGAGGCAGCCGCCCGGCCATTTGCGGCATGCCTAGTCCATCACTTTCCGGAGTTCGAAGAAGAATCGCCGAGGGTCGCCGCGCAGGCACATCATTCCGGCAATCCCGTCATCGTCAATCCTCCGAAAGTAGTCCACGATCGGCTGTTTGTCGTAGATCATCGCAGCCGTTTCGATGCCGTCGAGCGCCTGAAGCCGCAACGAAGCGGTCGTGCCTCTCGCTCGAAGCACCTTCTGCAGGTACGAGAACCCGTGGCGGGCGACGAGCGTCCGGCCAAGGGGCGCCATCTTGATCGCCAGCTCAACAGGGAGGAAATTTGGCTCGATCGCCACGAGCCGGCCCGGTCTCCAGTTGAAGAGCAGGGCGTCCGCCCGCATGTCGGAATGGAAGCGCTTGCCAAACCAGTTGAGATTCTCGAGCACGCCGTCCAGTGGATGGCCCGACTGAATACCGACGCCGCTCCAAAGGCCGACCATGTCCTTCGGCTGGACGGGCTCCAGCGAGCGGAACCAGGCAGCCATCTCCTCCTGGTCGCCTCGCATGGTTTCTCCTTCAACGACGTTCATTGTGGAAAAATGAAAAGAAGGTTTGGAAAGTTCCCGTTCATGCGGACCGGTCGGAAGCGCAACGGCCCCCGAAGGGGCCGTTGGGGTATTCGCCAGACAAGACCGGCCTATGCGTCAGGCGCGCGACGGCAGCAGGGGATAGCCGACCATGACGGCGCGGCCAAGCAGGGCTGCGACGAAAGCCTTGATCACATCGCCGGGAATGAAGGCCATCGAGCCGACGAAGGCTTTCGTGAAGCCGAGGCCGGCGACGGTGGCGAGATAGGTGATGCCGAAGGCGTAGAGCACGACGATGCCGCCGGCCATGGCGGTGAGGAAGAAGCTCACCGTCTGCACCAGGCCGGATTGCTGATGGTTGACCAGCCGTTCGCTGAGATAGCCGGTGACGAAGGCGGCAAAGATCCAGCCGATCAGGAAGCCGGCCGTCGGCGACGCGAAGATGGCAAGCCCGCCGCGGCCGCCGGAAAGCACCGGCAGGCCGATCGCCACCAGCACCAGCACGATCAGCACGGCAATCGCGCCACGCCGGGCGCCGAGCACGACGCCGGCCATCATCACGCCGAGGGATTGGGCGGTGATCGGCACCGGAATGAAGCCGAGCGAGATCGGCGGCAGCAGGCCAAGCGCCACGATGATCGCGGCAAAGAGGGCGGTAAGAACGAGGTCGCGAGTGCTCATCATGAATTCCGTATTTATCAATCGTTAACTCACATGCCGCCGAATGCCGCGCGCGTCAATCGCCGCGGCGATATTATCCGCATCCTTGAGCGTCAGGATGATCAGCGGCGCAAGCAGCGTCGTCGGCCGCACCTTCAGCCCGCGTGCCTGATGCGCCTCGCGGATCGCCTGATAACGCCCGACGATCTCCGGCACGAAACGCAGCACCAGCCCCAGCGCCAGGCCGATATCGTCGGCCTGCACCCAGCCGGTGCGTTCGAGCGGGCGGGCAAGCGCCGTGACCTCGTCGATGAACTCGGTGATCGAGGTCGTCGCCGTCACGGTGGCGGCAAGCAGCATCAGCGCCGTCAGCCGCAGCAGGGGCACGAGCGCTTCCTGCCAGGGATTGAAGATGAGGTTGAAGAGTGCGACGACCGCGATCGTCAGGAAGACCGGCCGCAGCCGCCGGAGCCCATCCGCAAACGGCAGGCCGATCATCCGGTAGAGAACCGCCGTCAGCAGCACGGCGATCGACAGCAAGACGAGGTTCCCGCTGATGAACAGCACGACGCCGAAGACCGTTAGCGACAACAGCTTTACCCGCGGCGAAAGCCGGTGCATCACGCTGTTGCCTTCGACATAGAGCGATTGCATCAGGCGGCGATCTCCTTGTAGCGGGCGATCGCTTCGGCAGCCGGTGCATCGGCGGCAAGCCGCCCTTCATGAAACAGCAGCACTCGCTCGAAATCGGCGATCAGCTCCAGATCATGCGTGATGATGATGGCGCTTTCCGGGAGCCCGGCGATAATCCCTTCGACCAGCGCCCGGTTCTTGAGGTCGAGCTGGTTGGTCGGTTCGTCGAGGATCAGAATGCCGGGCCCCGTCGCCAGCACCGAGCAGAGCGCCGCCACCTGCAGCTCGCCGCCGGAAAGCTCGTGCGCGCGCCGATCGGCCAGCGCCTCGGCGCCGAAGCGGGCCAGCACGCCCTCGACCTTCGCCTCGATCTCCGCCTTGCTGAAGCCACGCCGCTTCAGCCCGAAGGCGATATCGTCTTTGACGATCGGCAGGATGATCTGGTTCTGCGGCGACTGGAAGATGAAGCCGACATCGGCCACCGCAGTCTTCTCGTCGCCCGTGTCGCGGCCGTTGACGGTGACGCGGCCGACCGATGGTTTGTTCAATCCGTTGATCAGCCGCGCAAACGTCGTCTTGCCCGAACCGTTCAGCCCGATGACGCCGATGCGTTTCCCACTGATGTCAAGCGTCAGCGGCTGCAGCGCCACTCGTGCCCCGAAACTGACCCCGGCGCCTTCGAAACGAATATCCAAACCAATCCCTCGCATTTTTCACCGGAGGAGATTGCCGATACCGGCCCCTCATCCGCCTGCCGGCACCAGCCGGGGTCGAGCCACTCGTCTCGACCCGTCCTTCGGACCGCCGTAAACGGGGCGAAGGGGTTAGACCGCGACCTCTCCATTCCCCACCAACCTCTCGCAGGGCACGTCCCCTCTCCCCGCGAGCGGGGAGAGGGTTAGGGTGAGGGGCAGCCATTGGCGCCAACCTGACAGCAGTGCTTCTACACGGGGAATCGAGGATGATGAAAGCGCAAATCTTGCTGTCGATATTGGGTCGATATCGGGTGGCTAGGAAGATTTTCCGGATTATGATGCAGCTATGACGAATCTGCTTTCCAATTCCGACGCCCGCCGTGTCTTCCTTGCCAAGCAGGGCCTCAGCGCTCCGCCGAACCGCGCCTTGACCAAGGCCGGCTTGTTGCAGCTCATCCATGAACTGGGTTTCGTCCAGGTGGACAGCATCCAGACGGTGGAGCGGGCGCATCATCAGATCCTGTTTTCCCGCAACCAGACCTACAGGCGCGAGCATCTGACGGCGCTGCTCGAAAAGGACGGCGCGCTGTTCGAGCACTGGACGCATGATGCTTCCATCCTGCCGAGCGCCTTCTTCGTCTATTGGAAGCACAAGTTCCTTCATCAGGAAAAGGTGCTCATCGAACGCTGGCGCAAATGGCGCGGCGAGGGGTTCGAGGCGGCGTTTGCGGAGACCTATGAGCGCGTTGAGCGCGACGGTGCAATCCTCTCACGCGATATCAAGGCCGATGGACACGTTTCCGGCGGCTGGTGGAACTGGCATCCGAACAAGACGGCGCTCGAATACTTCTGGCACACCGGCAAATTCGCCATCGCCGGCCGCTCGAATTTCCAGAAGATCTATGACCTGGCGGAGCGCGTCATCCCGACCGAGTTCCGCGAGCCGGAGGTGAGCCGCGAGGAATTCGTCGACTGGGCATGCCGCAGCGCGCTTACCCGGCTCGGCTTCGCCACCCATGGCGAGATATCGGCCTTCTGGAACCTGGTCTCGCCCGATGAGGCCAAGGCCTGGGTATCAGCCCATCGCGACGAACTGATCGAAGTGCTGATCGAACCGGCGCTCGGCGGCAAGGCGCGCCCATCCTGGGCTTTTGCCGATTTCCTCTCGACGCTCGACACTTACCCCGGCGCTCCGCCGCGCATTCGCGTGCTCAGCCCCTTCGACCCGATGATCCGCGACCGCAACCGCACCGAACGCCTGTTCGGCTTCTTCTACCGCATCGAGATTTTCGTGCCCGAGCCCAAGCGCGAATATGGCTATTACGTCTTCCCGCTGCTCGAAGGCGACAGGCTGATTGGCCGCATCGACATGAAGGCGGATCGGAAGAAATCGACGCTCGACGTCAAGCGGCTCTGGCTGGAGCCCGGTGTGAAGCCGTCGGCCGGGCGGCTGGAGAGACTGGAAGCGGAGTTGGAGCGGCTGGCGCGGTTTGCCGGCGTGGAGAAGGTCGTGTTTCTGGAAGGGTGGAGGGGATAGTCGAACTACCCTCACTCCCTCATCCCTGTGCTTGTCACAGGGATCCAGCGCACCCAAGTCCTTGGGTGCGGGAAACTCTCTTCGTAGAAGCAAATGAGTCATTCACGGCGCGGACGCGCCGTGGCTGGATTCCTGTGACAAGCACAGGAATGAGGGATGGCGAGGGTCCAAGCCCACGCCCGTTCAGCAGATCTCCGTCGTGCTGATCTTGATGCCGAACCCTTCGAGGCCGACATAGTGGCGCTCGCGGCTGGTGAGCAGCTTGATCGAGCTGACGCCGAGATCCTTGAGGATCTGTGCGCCGAGGCCGATTTCCAGCCATTCGCTGTCGCGCGTCTGGGCTTCGGCATGGGCTTCGCGGCCCTGGTTGCGGGCCTTGCGGCCATTATCGTGGTGGCCGACGCCGACCGAGCCTTCGCGCAGATAGACGATGACGCCGCGGCCTTGCTCGGCAATCTTCTGCATGTAGAAATCGACCGGGCTGTTCTTGCCGAAGAGATCCTCGGCGACATTTTCCGGATGCAGGCGGACCGGGATGTCGACGCCGTCGCGGATATCGCCGAAGACGACGGCGAGATGCTGCATCGGGTCCCAGGGCAGGGAATAGGTATGCGCCTTGGCCTTGCCGAACGGTGTCTCGATGTCGAAGCTGGTGCCGAGTTCGATCAGTGTTTCCTTGCGCTGGCGATAGGCGATCAGGTCGGCGACGGAGACGAGCTTCAGCCCGTGCTGTGCGGCGAAATCGACCACCTGTGGGCCGCGCGTGACGGTGCCGTCGTCGTTGACCAGCTCGGAGATGACGCCGATCAGCGGCAGGCCGGCGAGCTTGCAGAGGTCGACGGCCGCTTCCGTATGGCCGGAGCGCATCAGTACCCCGCCTTCGCGGGAAACCAGCGGGAAGATGTGGCCGGGACGGACGAAATCGGAAGCGCCGACATTCGGATTGGCGAGGTTGCGCACCGTCAGCGTCCGGTCGTCTGCCGAGATGCCGGTCGACGTGCCGTGCTTGAAATCGACCGAGACGGTGAAGGCAGTCGTATGGGCCGAATCGTTTTCCGCCACCATGGCGTTGAGGTTGAGGCGCTTGGCCTCTTCCTTCGGCATCGGCGCGCAGACGATGCCGGAGGTGTGGCGGACGATGAAGGCCATCTTCTCCGGTGTGCAATGCACGGCGGCGACGATCAGGTCGCCTTCGTTCTCGCGGTCATTGTCGTCCATGACGACGACCATCTCGCCGGCCTCGAAGGCCCGGATGGCGTCGACGACGCGCTTCTGGTCATAAGACATGGGCGAGCGCTCCTATTTCAGACGGCCGGTCTGGCCGCGGTCGCGAAGATAATGGTCGGCGACGGCGCAGGCGACCATCGCCTCGCCGATCGGCACGGCGCGGATGCCAACGCAGGGATCGTGCCGGCCCTTGGTGCGGATATCGACATTCTTGCCCTCCGCATCGATCGACTGGCGTTCGGTCAGGATCGAGGAGGTCGGCTTGACGGCGAAACGCGCCACCACCGGCTGCCCGGTGGAGATGCCGCCGAGAATACCGCCGGCATTGTTGGAAAGGAAGATCGGCGTGCCGTCATTGCCCATGCGCATCTCGTCGGCATTGTCTTCGCCTGACGTTTCGGCGGCGGCAAAACCATTGCCGATCTCGACGCCCTTGACGGCGTTGATCGACATCAGCAGCGAGGCGATGTCCTGATCGAGCTTGGCATAGATCGGCGCGCCGAGGCCGGCCGGCACACCTTCGGCAATCACCTCGATGACCGCGCCGATCGAGGAGCCCTTCTTGCGGACGCCGTCGAGATATTCCTCCCAGACCGGCACGATCGCCGCATCGGGCGAGAAGAACGGGTTCTGATCGACCTGGTCCCAGTCCCAGTTGCGGCGGTTGATCTTGTACTTGCCGATCTGCACCAGCGCGCCGCGCACGGTAACGCCTGGTACGACAAGGCGGGCGATGCCGCCGGCGGCAACCCGCGCAGCGGTCTCGCGCGCCGAGGAGCGGCCGCCGCCGCGATAGTCGCGAATGCCGTATTTGAGGTCGTAGGTATAATCGGCATGGCCGGGGCGGTATTGTTTCGCGATCTCGCCGTAATCCTTGGAGCGCTGGTCGGTATTTTCGATCAGCATCGAGATCGGCGTGCCGGTGGTCGTCATCGTCTCGCCGTCGGCGTCGAGCATGACGCCTGATAGTATCTTCACCAGATCGTCCTCGCGCCGCTGCGTCACGAAGCGGGATTGGCCGGGCTTGCGCTTGTCGAGCCAGACCTGCAGGTCCTTGAGCTTGAAGCTGAGCCCCGGAGGGCAGCCGTCGACGACGCAGCCGAGCGCCGGACCATGGCTTTCGCCCCAGGTGGTTACGCGGAAGAGGTGACCGAATGTATTGTGCGACATGTGTTCCGACCGGTGGCGCGCCAAAGCCGGTCGCGCCATTGCTTGAATAGGCGCGACACTCATAGGCCAAAAAAACGCCGAGGCAAAAGCCTTTCTTTGCGCCAAACCGGCAGCTCAGGGAATGCTGTTTCCGTTCGTTGTCGGGGATGGGCGGCGCATCCGGCCGCCACTCTCTTTGCGCAGGCGGGGAGGGGGCAGGGCGAGGGCGATCGGCAGGCAGCGATCAGGACGCCAGCCGCCACCCCGTTCCGGTCGCTTCCGCGGTGAAATCGTCGAAGGAGAGCGGCTGCGAGAAGGCATAGCCTTGCAGGATGTCGCAGCCGAGATCGCGCAGCAGCGCGGCATGTGCTGCCGTCTCCACCCCTTCGGCCACCGTCTCGACGCCGAGTGAGCGGGCGATCTCGATGATCGAGCTGACCAATGCGCGCTCCTGCGAGGCATTGACGATCGGCTGCACCAGCTGGCGGTCGATCTTCAGCCGCTTCGGCTTCAGCTTCAACAGGCTGACGATCGAGGTATGGCCGGTGCCGAAATCGTCGATCTCGATATCGATGCCGAGCGCCTTGATGCGCTCGAGATTCTGCGAGACGACGTCCTCGCTCTCGTCGAGGAATATCGATTCCACCAGTTCGAAGGAGAGCTCGCCCGGACGGATATGCAGGTCGGCGAGCGATTCCAGCAGGCTGCCGTCATGCAGCCGTCGGGCCGAAACATTGACAGAGACCTTGGGCACCACAATGCCGCGCGCCGTCCAGCGCATCTTGTCGTGCAGCGCAGTTTCCAGCACGATCCGGTCGAGCATCTGCACGACATTGATCTCGTCGGCGATGCGCAGGAACTTGTCAGGCGCGAGCCACCCCTTGGAGGGGTGCTTCCAGCGCACTAGCGCCTCGACGCCGGTGAGTTCCATCGTCCGGGCGCAGAATTGCGGCTGATACCAAGCGGTGAATTCGCCATTGTCGATGCCGGCGAGGATCTCGTCGGCCGTGCGCTTGGTGTTGATGATATCGGCCTGGAGATTGTGATTGAAGAATTCGAAGCGGTTGCGGCCCGTGCTCTTGGCGCGGTAGAGCGCGATATCGGCATTGATCAGCACCTTGCGCGCATCGACATGGATGCCGTTGGCAAGCGCAATCCCGATCGACACGCCGCAGCGGCAGGAAAAACCCTGGAAATCGATCGGCTGGCGCATTTCCTCGATGATCCGCGTCGAAAGCTGCGCCATCTCCTTGTCGCCGACGTCGAGGGCGAGGATGACGAATTCGTCGCCGCCGATGCGCGCGACGATGTCGCTGCCGCGGACATTCTTGGCGAGCACCTTCGAGGCGTGTACCAGCATCGCATCGCCGGCGGCATGGCCGAGCGTGTCGTTGATGTCCTTGAAGCGGTCGAGGTCGATGTGCAGGATCGAGAATTTCTGCCGCTGCTGGCGGCCGTCATGGGTCAGACTTTCGAGCGCGATGTCGAGCTTGCGGCGGTTGGCGAGTGCGGTCAGCGGGTCGTGCAGTGAATTGTGCTCGATCCTGTTTTTGACAAGCTCGAGCTCGATATTCTTGGCGACCGCATCGTCTTTGGCGGCTTTCAGCCGGATCGTCATCAGCACGTCTTCGGTGGCGTCGAAGGCGATGCCCATGATCTTCATCTCGCTAGTCCCCGTCTGGTGGACCTTGCCGACCGAGCGCACATAGCGCACCGAGCCGTCGTCGACGATCACCCGGCAGACGAGGGTGTGCGTATCGCCGTTGTGCTTGAAGTGACGCGCGCTTTCGAGCGCCAGGCTCCTGTCCTCGGGGTGGATGCGGCTAAGCCAGATCTCCTCGGTCATGAAGCCGTTGCGCGGTGTAAGCCCATAGAGTTCGTGCATCCGCTCGTTCCAGATCGAGCCGCCGAGGCCAGGCCGCGCCTCCCATATGCCGCACTGATAGGAATTGAGCGCCAGGTCGAGCCGGCTGGAAAGCTCGGCGAGCTCGCCCTCGCGGCTCGAGAGCTCGTCAAGCGCCAGCTCCAGCTCGGCATTCTTGACCTCGCTCATATCCTTGGCCTTGCGCAGCGTGTCGGTGATCTCCGCATCGGCGGTCACGTCCCAGACGATGCCGATCGTCTTGCTGACGCCGGCTGCATCCGTATAGAAGGCGCCGACCGAGCGCAGATGGCGGATGCCGCCGTTGCCAAGCAGGATGCGGTACTGCGCCGTGCAGGCAACGCCGGCAATGCTGCAGCTGAAGAAATGCACTTCGGCAGTTTCACGATCCTCGGGCAGGATCGCCGCCAGCCATTCGTCGAGCACCCGGCTTCCTTCTTTCGCCGCTTTGCCGTGCAGAGCCGCGGCACGGGCATCCCAGAGCAGACTGCTCGAATGATCCTCCAGCTCCCAGATGCCGATATTGGAGGATTCCAGCGCCAGGTTGAGCCGCTGCGACAGTTCCAGCAATTTTGCCTCGCGGGTCTCCAGCGCGGTGATGTTGCGATTGCGCTCGCCGAGCAACAGGGTCGCGAAGAAGATCGGCACGATGATGATGAAGCCGGCGGCAAGGATGATCAGACGCAGCTCGGTGCGGTTTTCGGGTATCGCGTTCCAGCCGCTATTAGGGACCGCGGAAAGCTCCCACTTGCCGCCGGCAAAGCCGATCTTCTGGCGCATCGGATTCTTGTCATCGATATCGGACGAACCGAAGAACGGCGGCGGCAAAGCGGCGTTGGTCGCGGCCGCCGCGCCGATATCGCGGATGGCGATCGAAAGATGGCCGAGATGCGGATAACGCTCACGGTTTTCGCGGTCGCGCGCCGGCATCAGCCCGGTCGCCTGGTAAAACATTTGCTGGTCGATGGCGACTTCGACCGCCCCCCAGATCCGCCGCTGGCCGTTCTCCTTGACGTAAACCGGGAAGAAGATGGCAAAGGCGTCGCGGCCGTCGGTGCTGATCGGGCCGTAGAAGCGCGCCGACTGGTCGCCGGCCGCGCCAGTCATCACTTGGCGAAAGAAGAGAGTTTCGCGCACGTCGCGGCCGATCCGCTCATTGCCGGATTGCGGTGGGTGGATGTCGCGGATGATGAAATCAGGCGCGACGGCGATATGAATGAAAGACGGGTTCTGGATTAGCAGCCAGTTGATCTGGCGCTCCATCTCCTCTCCGTTGGCCGCGCTGACGGAGATCAGGTTCGTCAGATCGCGCACGACGCTGAGGTCCAAATTGATCTCGGCCATCACCCGGGCGCGGATCAGGTTGGTCTCGTTTTCCGTGCGGATATGAAGTTCGCGCACATGAGACGCAGTATTGGCCCGGTCGAGCCCGAAGCCGACCATGATGACGACGAGGGCGACGAGCGACGAAACCAGAAACGAAACGCGGGTATTCTTCAACACGCGCCGCAACTGCTTGCTGTCGCTGAGCCTGGATAGCAAAATGAAACTCCCCTGTTGGCGAGCAACTGTAGGACGCGCGGGTTAATTTACGATTGCCCGCCGGCGATGCCGAAAAATCGTGTGAAGGGAAAAACCGCGGGTTAACGCGGCATCTTGATTATATTTAAAATCCTATTCATCAATTGGGCGGGAAAAGCCTTTCTTACGGGCAATTTTCGCCATATTCAGGAGCTTATCTGTGGCCAGTCATTTTTTCGTGCAGCTTATCGTGCAGCGTTTCAAAAGGATTGTCGCCATGCGTTTCGTCGTCGCCACGCTTTTGGCAACAGCAAGTTTCCTGTCACCGATGAGCGGTTTTGCCGAGAGCGCCGATGTCGAGGCGACGATCAAGAAGGTCGACACGGCCAACCTCGTGCTGACGCTCGATGACGGCAAGACCTATCAGGCGCCCGAGGAATTCAATTTCGACGGCCTCGAAGCCGGCGTGAAGGTGATCGTCTTCTACACCGAGGTCGACGGCAAACGCGTCATCAACGATCTCGACATCGTTAAATAGGCAGTTCTCTGGAGAATAATCGAGTGAGGTACGCGCAGTGGCTGCCCCTCACCCCAACCTTGCCGGGGTCGAGCCACTGGTCTCGACCCGTCCTGCGGACCCCCGTAAACGGGGCTAGGGGCCGTGCCCTGCGAGAGGTAAGCGAGGAACCGAGAGGTTGCGCCTATCCCCCTTCGCCCCGCGCGCGGGGAGAAGGTGGCGGCAGCCGGATGAGGGGCTGGTCCCGGCAATCTCCCTGGGCAGCACAGGCCCGAACAGCTCGTTCGCACCCCCAATCCGACCTAGCGCCCTGCAATACCTACAGCCAGACGATCGTCCGCTCCGTGGTTTCGATCCGGATGATCCGGTCCTGCGGGATGGCGCCTTCGGCAGCGGTGCTTTTCGGCAGGTCGGCGATCGCCTGGAACAGCGTGCGGATGACACCGCCATGGGTGACGCAGACCGTCGGACGATCGACCGAGTTCAGCCATGAGCCAGTGCGCCAGGAGAGAATTTCGTAGCTTTCCGCATCATCGCCGGGTGGGATGAAATCCCATTTGGAGGCATTGCGTTCCGCCACCCGCTCGCGCTGCGTCGCCTTCAGCTCCTTGATTGTCGAGCCTTCCCAGTCGCCGAAGGAAATTTCCACCAGCCTTGGATCGGTGCGATAGGCAAGCGGCGGCAAGCCCATGGCAATGCGCATGATTTCCATTGTC from Rhizobium leguminosarum bv. trifolii WSM1325 encodes:
- a CDS encoding diguanylate cyclase/phosphodiesterase with PAS/PAC sensor(s) (KEGG: GGDEF family protein~TIGRFAM: diguanylate cyclase~PFAM: EAL domain protein; PAS fold-3 domain protein; GGDEF domain containing protein~SMART: EAL domain protein; GGDEF domain containing protein); amino-acid sequence: MLSRLSDSKQLRRVLKNTRVSFLVSSLVALVVIMVGFGLDRANTASHVRELHIRTENETNLIRARVMAEINLDLSVVRDLTNLISVSAANGEEMERQINWLLIQNPSFIHIAVAPDFIIRDIHPPQSGNERIGRDVRETLFFRQVMTGAAGDQSARFYGPISTDGRDAFAIFFPVYVKENGQRRIWGAVEVAIDQQMFYQATGLMPARDRENRERYPHLGHLSIAIRDIGAAAATNAALPPPFFGSSDIDDKNPMRQKIGFAGGKWELSAVPNSGWNAIPENRTELRLIILAAGFIIIVPIFFATLLLGERNRNITALETREAKLLELSQRLNLALESSNIGIWELEDHSSSLLWDARAAALHGKAAKEGSRVLDEWLAAILPEDRETAEVHFFSCSIAGVACTAQYRILLGNGGIRHLRSVGAFYTDAAGVSKTIGIVWDVTADAEITDTLRKAKDMSEVKNAELELALDELSSREGELAELSSRLDLALNSYQCGIWEARPGLGGSIWNERMHELYGLTPRNGFMTEEIWLSRIHPEDRSLALESARHFKHNGDTHTLVCRVIVDDGSVRYVRSVGKVHQTGTSEMKIMGIAFDATEDVLMTIRLKAAKDDAVAKNIELELVKNRIEHNSLHDPLTALANRRKLDIALESLTHDGRQQRQKFSILHIDLDRFKDINDTLGHAAGDAMLVHASKVLAKNVRGSDIVARIGGDEFVILALDVGDKEMAQLSTRIIEEMRQPIDFQGFSCRCGVSIGIALANGIHVDARKVLINADIALYRAKSTGRNRFEFFNHNLQADIINTKRTADEILAGIDNGEFTAWYQPQFCARTMELTGVEALVRWKHPSKGWLAPDKFLRIADEINVVQMLDRIVLETALHDKMRWTARGIVVPKVSVNVSARRLHDGSLLESLADLHIRPGELSFELVESIFLDESEDVVSQNLERIKALGIDIEIDDFGTGHTSIVSLLKLKPKRLKIDRQLVQPIVNASQERALVSSIIEIARSLGVETVAEGVETAAHAALLRDLGCDILQGYAFSQPLSFDDFTAEATGTGWRLAS
- a CDS encoding protein of unknown function DUF1006 (PFAM: protein of unknown function DUF1006~KEGG: rec:RHECIAT_CH0001029 hypothetical protein) gives rise to the protein MTNLLSNSDARRVFLAKQGLSAPPNRALTKAGLLQLIHELGFVQVDSIQTVERAHHQILFSRNQTYRREHLTALLEKDGALFEHWTHDASILPSAFFVYWKHKFLHQEKVLIERWRKWRGEGFEAAFAETYERVERDGAILSRDIKADGHVSGGWWNWHPNKTALEYFWHTGKFAIAGRSNFQKIYDLAERVIPTEFREPEVSREEFVDWACRSALTRLGFATHGEISAFWNLVSPDEAKAWVSAHRDELIEVLIEPALGGKARPSWAFADFLSTLDTYPGAPPRIRVLSPFDPMIRDRNRTERLFGFFYRIEIFVPEPKREYGYYVFPLLEGDRLIGRIDMKADRKKSTLDVKRLWLEPGVKPSAGRLERLEAELERLARFAGVEKVVFLEGWRG
- a CDS encoding 3,4-dihydroxy-2-butanone 4-phosphate synthase (TIGRFAM: 3,4-dihydroxy-2-butanone 4-phosphate synthase~PFAM: 34-dihydroxy-2-butanone 4-phosphate synthase; GTP cyclohydrolase II~KEGG: rec:RHECIAT_CH0001030 GTP cyclohydrolase II protein (riboflavin biosynthesis)), which translates into the protein MSYDQKRVVDAIRAFEAGEMVVVMDDNDRENEGDLIVAAVHCTPEKMAFIVRHTSGIVCAPMPKEEAKRLNLNAMVAENDSAHTTAFTVSVDFKHGTSTGISADDRTLTVRNLANPNVGASDFVRPGHIFPLVSREGGVLMRSGHTEAAVDLCKLAGLPLIGVISELVNDDGTVTRGPQVVDFAAQHGLKLVSVADLIAYRQRKETLIELGTSFDIETPFGKAKAHTYSLPWDPMQHLAVVFGDIRDGVDIPVRLHPENVAEDLFGKNSPVDFYMQKIAEQGRGVIVYLREGSVGVGHHDNGRKARNQGREAHAEAQTRDSEWLEIGLGAQILKDLGVSSIKLLTSRERHYVGLEGFGIKISTTEIC
- a CDS encoding chorismate synthase (KEGG: ret:RHE_CH00935 chorismate synthase~TIGRFAM: chorismate synthase~PFAM: chorismate synthase), with translation MSHNTFGHLFRVTTWGESHGPALGCVVDGCPPGLSFKLKDLQVWLDKRKPGQSRFVTQRREDDLVKILSGVMLDADGETMTTTGTPISMLIENTDQRSKDYGEIAKQYRPGHADYTYDLKYGIRDYRGGGRSSARETAARVAAGGIARLVVPGVTVRGALVQIGKYKINRRNWDWDQVDQNPFFSPDAAIVPVWEEYLDGVRKKGSSIGAVIEVIAEGVPAGLGAPIYAKLDQDIASLLMSINAVKGVEIGNGFAAAETSGEDNADEMRMGNDGTPIFLSNNAGGILGGISTGQPVVARFAVKPTSSILTERQSIDAEGKNVDIRTKGRHDPCVGIRAVPIGEAMVACAVADHYLRDRGQTGRLK